A section of the Paramisgurnus dabryanus chromosome 4, PD_genome_1.1, whole genome shotgun sequence genome encodes:
- the LOC135735493 gene encoding OX-2 membrane glycoprotein-like isoform X1 — translation MLCLLIIVCFMNGAYSSDITARGDTSVVFGEEASLSCALSNPSGVKQVTWQRARSDDRAETLATFSEVYKHHVEDQYVGKVTLTTASYNSTSIVIKNVTFEDEACYICSFQAYPVGAKWKTLCLTVKGISEITANINPASSSDSEVSVTCSATGKPTPILQWKSTEKHQNLKLSGSNTSVNVNNDGSNTTTSILKLTSSQYHGKYVECVALSGNIEEKYQIYLKGENDEENITSRSYIITVIIVVFMLIIILVIICLYKLLKGANVMKKFTSAESLRGEVVIEC, via the exons ATGCTGTGTCTCCTTATCATTGTATGCTTCATGAATGGAG cTTATTCTTCAGATATTACTGCACGAGGAGATACATCAGTTGTATTCGGTGAAGAAGCCTCGCTTTCCTGCGCGCTATCGAATCCGTCTGGAGTCAAACAGGTGACTTGGCAGAGGGCGCGCTCCGACGACCGCGCGGAGACTTTGGCTACATTCAGCGAGGTTTACAAGCATCATGTTGAGGATCAGTACGTCGGAAAAGTGACTTTGACGACGGCGTCATATAATTCAACGTCTATTGTGATCAAAAACGTGACATTTGAGGACGAGGCTTGCTACATTTGTTCTTTCCAAGCGTATCCAGTCGGCGCCAAATGGAAAACATTGTGTCTAACTGTTAAAG GTATATCAGAAATAACAGCAAACATAAATCCTGCATCCAGTTCTGATTCAGAAGTTTCAGTCACGTGTTCGGCCACTGGTAAACCCACACCGATACTCCAGTGGAAATCCACAGAGAAACACCAGAACCTCAAACTTTCTGGATCAAATACTTCAGTAAATGTCAACAATGATGGTTCAAACACTACTACAAGTATCCTAAAACTTACATCGTCACAATATCATGGGAAGTATGTGGAATGTGTGGCTCTTAGTGGCAACATAGAGGAAAAGTACCAAATCTACTTGAAGGGAGAAAATGATGAAG aaaacattACATCAAGATCCTATATCATTACAGTTATCATCGTCGTTTTCatgcttattattattttggtcATCATCTGTCTTTACAAGCTGCTAAAAG GTGCCAATGtaatgaagaaatttacttcTGCAGAATCACTTCGTGGTGAAGTTGTAATAGAATGCTGA
- the LOC135735493 gene encoding OX-2 membrane glycoprotein-like isoform X2 — MLCLLIIVCFMNGAYSSDITARGDTSVVFGEEASLSCALSNPSGVKQVTWQRARSDDRAETLATFSEVYKHHVEDQYVGKVTLTTASYNSTSIVIKNVTFEDEACYICSFQAYPVGAKWKTLCLTVKGISEITANINPASSSDSEVSVTCSATGKPTPILQWKSTEKHQNLKLSGSNTSVNVNNDGSNTTTSILKLTSSQYHGKYVECVALSGNIEEKYQIYLKGENDEENITSRSYIITVIIVVFMLIIILVIICLYKLLKESLRGEVVIEC, encoded by the exons ATGCTGTGTCTCCTTATCATTGTATGCTTCATGAATGGAG cTTATTCTTCAGATATTACTGCACGAGGAGATACATCAGTTGTATTCGGTGAAGAAGCCTCGCTTTCCTGCGCGCTATCGAATCCGTCTGGAGTCAAACAGGTGACTTGGCAGAGGGCGCGCTCCGACGACCGCGCGGAGACTTTGGCTACATTCAGCGAGGTTTACAAGCATCATGTTGAGGATCAGTACGTCGGAAAAGTGACTTTGACGACGGCGTCATATAATTCAACGTCTATTGTGATCAAAAACGTGACATTTGAGGACGAGGCTTGCTACATTTGTTCTTTCCAAGCGTATCCAGTCGGCGCCAAATGGAAAACATTGTGTCTAACTGTTAAAG GTATATCAGAAATAACAGCAAACATAAATCCTGCATCCAGTTCTGATTCAGAAGTTTCAGTCACGTGTTCGGCCACTGGTAAACCCACACCGATACTCCAGTGGAAATCCACAGAGAAACACCAGAACCTCAAACTTTCTGGATCAAATACTTCAGTAAATGTCAACAATGATGGTTCAAACACTACTACAAGTATCCTAAAACTTACATCGTCACAATATCATGGGAAGTATGTGGAATGTGTGGCTCTTAGTGGCAACATAGAGGAAAAGTACCAAATCTACTTGAAGGGAGAAAATGATGAAG aaaacattACATCAAGATCCTATATCATTACAGTTATCATCGTCGTTTTCatgcttattattattttggtcATCATCTGTCTTTACAAGCTGCTAAAAG AATCACTTCGTGGTGAAGTTGTAATAGAATGCTGA